The Flavobacterium sp. 1 genome contains the following window.
ATTATCAATAAGTACAGGTACGTTAATGTTTATACATTTATCAACAGAAAATTTAAATTTTAGTGTTTCAATTGCATAATCTCGACACGATACAATAATTTTTATATTTGGATTTTCCTTTAGTTCAGATATTAATTCTTGAAATGCTTCTGCTTGACCTTCTAATAATTTTTCAAAGCTATCAATGTAGATAAGTTTTTTAGGAAATTCAGTAAATTCATTAAAAACATCTCCAATGCTATCATCAATATTTACTTTATTTAATGTAGTTATCAAACTGCTTTCTAAAAACTGGTCAGCAACAAACGAAATTATACAAGTATCATTTAAAGACTCTAAAAGTTGTTTTGCATAAACTGATTTGCCAGAACCTGCAACGCCATTGATAAAAACAAACTGATTGTCATTTAATAAATCCTCAATAGGAATATTTGACAAATCTCGGTTTAAAGTAATTCCAGCAATATTACTTGTAATTTTATCTAATACCTTTTTAGTTCGCTGAATCGCTTTTAGACTTTTTGTAGATTGATAGTCTGAATTTAATAAAACTTTAAAAACAAATTTATTATCACCAATATGTACATTGCCGCTTCCTGTATCAATATTACCAGTGTTTACATTTTTAATTTCCATAATCATCCCCAATTCTGAAATTACCTCCTCCAGTATTTACATTTCCAGTATTTACATTTTTACTATTAGAAATCGTATTTTCAATCTTTGGAAGTTTCTCCATAAGTTCTTTTAAATAATTATTGAATTCAGGATTATCTTCAATAGAATTTTCAATAATTGCTTTAGCAATATTTTGTTTCTCTTTGTTTTCCGGCTCTTTTTGAAGTTCTAATAATGCTTTCTTTGGTTTATCATCTTTAAAAAATAAAGATTTAAACCAATTTATTGCGCTTTCAGAAACACTCTCGAATCCTTTTTCAGTAAATTTTTCTATTCCCTTTTTTCCTAATTCAATTAAAAAAGGTGTTATAATTGCCATCGTAACTGGTTCCATATTTTTTTATAATTTAATAGTTTTCCTCAAATATAATTATAATAATTTTCTTAATATTGCGGAAATCCGTAAAAAGTAAATGAATTCGTTAATGTGTTGTAAATTAAAACCTAACAGGTTTTGGAACCTGTTAGGTTTGTTTAATCTTCTCTACTTCCGTCATCAGCCATTCGTACCATTTTTGGAGTAAACTTCGCCACTACATCAACCAATTCCTGTTGGGCTTCCATAACCTGATTGATATCTTTGTAAGCCATTGGCGCTTCGTCTAAACCTGCACCGATAAGCGTTACGCCGTGATCTTTCAAAATGGTCTGCATTTCATTTTTGGTAATGGTTTTGATCGCCTGAGTTCTGCTCATTTGTCTTCCTGCTCCATGTGAAGCGGAGTTAATAGCATTCTTCTCGCCTTTTCCTCTTACCAAAAATCCTGGTGCCGTCATACTTCCCGGAATAATTCCCATCACGCCTTTTCCTGCCGGAGTTGCTCCTTTTCTATGCACAATAACTTCTTCGCCATTCCAGATTTCTTTCCAGGCAAAGTTGTGGTGGTTTTCGACTTTCGCCAAAACTACAGCACCTAAAGCTTTCTGCATTTTGACATGAATAATTTCATGACAGGCCGACGCATAATCTCCCGCCAAGTTCATCGCCATCCAATATTCCTGACCCAATTGAGAATTCATATCCAAATAGGCTAAATTTTTGGCAACATCTGGAAGTTTACAAACGTCTTTTGCAATTTTGGTATAATGTCCCGCAATAGTTGCTCCCATTCCTCTAGAACCCGAATGCGTCAACAAAGCCACATATTTTCCTTTTGGAATATTCAAAACGGCATCGTCTTTTGCAAATTCCATGATTCCGAATTCCACAAAGTGATTTCCTCCGCCAGATGAACCCAATTGGGACCAGGCTTTGTCTTTTAAGTGCTGAACAAACGGAATCCTATTGAAAACATCATTTTCTAAAACCGCATGCTCTGATTTGTATTGTCCGTGAAAACCGTGTCCCGCACCAAACTTGGTATGAGCAACCAATTCT
Protein-coding sequences here:
- a CDS encoding RtcB family protein, which encodes METQINGFELMELGFPQGEIIGIALKINRKRNGFKRDEMITHFKNVLETPEQYIDDKIFSPLAIALIEKASEKPEDFIALNPNPNAYASYGAEHIEEGARKQMEVAMQLPVTVAGALMPDAHQGYGLPIGGVLATKNAIIPYGVGVDIGCRMALSVYDIPEGFYYENEAKFKRELVAHTKFGAGHGFHGQYKSEHAVLENDVFNRIPFVQHLKDKAWSQLGSSGGGNHFVEFGIMEFAKDDAVLNIPKGKYVALLTHSGSRGMGATIAGHYTKIAKDVCKLPDVAKNLAYLDMNSQLGQEYWMAMNLAGDYASACHEIIHVKMQKALGAVVLAKVENHHNFAWKEIWNGEEVIVHRKGATPAGKGVMGIIPGSMTAPGFLVRGKGEKNAINSASHGAGRQMSRTQAIKTITKNEMQTILKDHGVTLIGAGLDEAPMAYKDINQVMEAQQELVDVVAKFTPKMVRMADDGSRED